In Ostrea edulis chromosome 10, xbOstEdul1.1, whole genome shotgun sequence, one genomic interval encodes:
- the LOC130050729 gene encoding uncharacterized protein LOC130050729 isoform X3: MPAGRDSEPPIFLPCSTPKNEIHQLYFEACHEVQIRAVKLSSFYSIWSACLPNIQIANPRSDVCNTCERHREHILNARSENEKLTATRNFTDHIEKAEREHHLYIQCIKEAREEHQSIQLPEPPVRPCSTDFLKTHYTFDFAQCVSVPHHSRQVGPLFFETPRKIQIFGICMEGAGSQRNYLIDEDQTIGRDGKNAHGPNTVISILHHHFQNYSMGEKCAVLHCDNCPGQNKNRYVIGYLLW, encoded by the exons ATGCCAGCTGGTCGCGACTCCGAACCACCCATTTTTCTACCTTGTTCAACACCAAAGAACGAAATTCATCAGTTATATTTTGAAGCTTGTCATGAGGTCCAAATTCGTGCTGTTAAATTGTCCTCATTCTATTCCATCTGGTCTGCCTGCCTTCCTAACATTCAGATTGCCAACCCCAGATCTGATGTATGCAATACCTGTGAGCGCCACAGAGAGCACATTTTGAATGCAAGATCTGAAAATGAAAAGCTTACAGCAACAAGAAATTTTACAGATCACATTGAAAAAGCAGAGAGGGAGCATCACCTCTACATTCAGTGCATTAAAGAAGCCAGGGAAGAACATCAGTCTATTCAGCTTCCTGAGCCACCTGTTAGACCCTGTTCCACAGATTTCCTCAAAACTCACTACACTTTTGACTTCGCGCAATGTGTGTCTGTACCTCATCATTCCAGACAAGTAGGGCCATTATTCTTTGAGACACCACGGAAAATTCAGATCTTTGGAATTTGTATGGAGGGAGCAGGATCTCAGCGAAATTATTTGATTGATGAAGACCAGACCATTGGAAGAGATGGAAAGAATGCCCATGGGCCAAATACAGTCATCAGCATACTTCatcaccattttcaaaattatagcaTGGGAGAGAAATGTGCTGTTCTTCACTGTGATAACTGTCCAG GTCAAAACAAAAACCGGTATGTGATTGGATATTTGCTATGGTGA
- the LOC130050729 gene encoding uncharacterized protein LOC130050729 isoform X2, producing the protein MPAGRDSEPPIFLPCSTPKNEIHQLYFEACHEVQIRAVKLSSFYSIWSACLPNIQIANPRSDVCNTCERHREHILNARSENEKLTATRNFTDHIEKAEREHHLYIQCIKEAREEHQSIQLPEPPVRPCSTDFLKTHYTFDFAQCVSVPHHSRQVGPLFFETPRKIQIFGICMEGAGSQRNYLIDEDQTIGRDGKNAHGPNTVISILHHHFQNYSMGEKCAVLHCDNCPVKNTYFTDGREMCCSSL; encoded by the exons ATGCCAGCTGGTCGCGACTCCGAACCACCCATTTTTCTACCTTGTTCAACACCAAAGAACGAAATTCATCAGTTATATTTTGAAGCTTGTCATGAGGTCCAAATTCGTGCTGTTAAATTGTCCTCATTCTATTCCATCTGGTCTGCCTGCCTTCCTAACATTCAGATTGCCAACCCCAGATCTGATGTATGCAATACCTGTGAGCGCCACAGAGAGCACATTTTGAATGCAAGATCTGAAAATGAAAAGCTTACAGCAACAAGAAATTTTACAGATCACATTGAAAAAGCAGAGAGGGAGCATCACCTCTACATTCAGTGCATTAAAGAAGCCAGGGAAGAACATCAGTCTATTCAGCTTCCTGAGCCACCTGTTAGACCCTGTTCCACAGATTTCCTCAAAACTCACTACACTTTTGACTTCGCGCAATGTGTGTCTGTACCTCATCATTCCAGACAAGTAGGGCCATTATTCTTTGAGACACCACGGAAAATTCAGATCTTTGGAATTTGTATGGAGGGAGCAGGATCTCAGCGAAATTATTTGATTGATGAAGACCAGACCATTGGAAGAGATGGAAAGAATGCCCATGGGCCAAATACAGTCATCAGCATACTTCatcaccattttcaaaattatagcaTGGGAGAGAAATGTGCTGTTCTTCACTGTGATAACTGTCCAG TGAAAAATACTTATTTTACCGATGGGAGAGAAATGTGCTGTTCTTCACTGTGA
- the LOC130050729 gene encoding uncharacterized protein LOC130050729 isoform X1: MPAGRDSEPPIFLPCSTPKNEIHQLYFEACHEVQIRAVKLSSFYSIWSACLPNIQIANPRSDVCNTCERHREHILNARSENEKLTATRNFTDHIEKAEREHHLYIQCIKEAREEHQSIQLPEPPVRPCSTDFLKTHYTFDFAQCVSVPHHSRQVGPLFFETPRKIQIFGICMEGAGSQRNYLIDEDQTIGRDGKNAHGPNTVISILHHHFQNYSMGEKCAVLHCDNCPGMYISSSFFHIHLVLFILFTCICCF; this comes from the exons ATGCCAGCTGGTCGCGACTCCGAACCACCCATTTTTCTACCTTGTTCAACACCAAAGAACGAAATTCATCAGTTATATTTTGAAGCTTGTCATGAGGTCCAAATTCGTGCTGTTAAATTGTCCTCATTCTATTCCATCTGGTCTGCCTGCCTTCCTAACATTCAGATTGCCAACCCCAGATCTGATGTATGCAATACCTGTGAGCGCCACAGAGAGCACATTTTGAATGCAAGATCTGAAAATGAAAAGCTTACAGCAACAAGAAATTTTACAGATCACATTGAAAAAGCAGAGAGGGAGCATCACCTCTACATTCAGTGCATTAAAGAAGCCAGGGAAGAACATCAGTCTATTCAGCTTCCTGAGCCACCTGTTAGACCCTGTTCCACAGATTTCCTCAAAACTCACTACACTTTTGACTTCGCGCAATGTGTGTCTGTACCTCATCATTCCAGACAAGTAGGGCCATTATTCTTTGAGACACCACGGAAAATTCAGATCTTTGGAATTTGTATGGAGGGAGCAGGATCTCAGCGAAATTATTTGATTGATGAAGACCAGACCATTGGAAGAGATGGAAAGAATGCCCATGGGCCAAATACAGTCATCAGCATACTTCatcaccattttcaaaattatagcaTGGGAGAGAAATGTGCTGTTCTTCACTGTGATAACTGTCCAG GTATGtatatttcatcttcattttttcatataCACCTAGTTCTATTCATTTTGTTCACATGTATATGCTGCTTCTAA
- the LOC125665823 gene encoding uncharacterized protein LOC125665823, with the protein MDQVRLFLLTVLGIVDVASPLKYIPQHCNIVSATVPCVCKDEHGNFVDLRPLANKNLTARFQDHSPADGDNNHTYSWNPCYGFIEKSTNDTGCLNVASCRVNSKRTEFLDIGIQNGASFGHFDNGNLSLTYTSKDGKRTTIVSLYCDQFREDGYLRAVGNMGTFYWLQLRSKYSCPRNESSIRHFPGTDLLLGSLSLESENHTEVPQPPTMPSPGVVTMTSKPEPSLHEITFLLTGILSVSFLILLVLVGTLFRECIKKNPYAQYSIVPNDDILENKMEIY; encoded by the exons ATGGACCAGGTCCGCCTGTTTCTCCTAACAGTGCTGGGTATTGTTGATGTTGCAAGTCCACTGAAATATATTCCTCAGCACTGTAACATTGTGAGCGCCACTGTACCGTGTGTTTGTAAGGATGAGCATGGGAACTTTGTGGATTTACGACCGCTGGCAAACAAAAATCTGACCGCTAG attCCAAGACCACTCCCCGGCAGATGGTGATAATAACCATACGTATTCTTGGAATCCATGTTATGGTTTCATCGAGAAGTCCACCAACGACACGGGCTGTCTAAACGTCGCG AGCTGCCGAGTAAACAGCAAACGGACTGAGTTCCTGGACATAGGGATTCAAAATGGCGCCTCTTTCGGccattttgataatggaaactTGTCGCTCACATACACTTCCAAAGACGGGAAAAG AACAACAATAGTATCGCTGTACTGTGATCAGTTTCGAGAAGACGGCTACCTAAGAGCGGTCGGAAACATGGGCACCTTCTAT TGGTTACAATTACGAAGTAAGTACTCTTGTCCTCGAAACGAAAGCAGCATTCGCCATTTCCCTGGAACCGACCTCCTGCTGGGTTCTCTTTCTTTGGAGTCGGAAAATCATACGGAAGTGCCGCAACCGCCTACCATGCCGTCACCAGGCGTAGTTACGATGACGTCAAAACCGGAACCCAGTCTGCACGAGATCACTTTCCTTCTTACAGGGATTTT aaGTGTGTCCTTCCTCATTCTGCTAGTGCTCGTCGGAACATTATTTAGAGAATGCATCAAGAAAAATCCATACGCCCAGTACTCGATAGTACCAAACGATGACATTTTAGAGAACAAAATGGAAATTTATTGA
- the LOC125665825 gene encoding CDGSH iron-sulfur domain-containing protein 3, mitochondrial-like: protein MALSMIKLPSLRNAQFFRQSYTCLMVVRHKYFKKGEHAEGSVYKDYENEVLNVKGKIYDKKPAKVDLKPGKKYFWCACGYGHSQPLCDGTHKTLAERKWTKVKYRPMAFQVEEEKTYFLCNCKQTSNPPFCDGTHRDPSIQEKIKG, encoded by the exons ATGGCGCTCTCCATGATTAAATTGCCGTCCTTGAGGAACGCTCAATTTTTTCGCCAATCTTACACG TGTTTAATGGTGGTTCGTcataaatatttcaagaaaggAGAACACGCAGAGGGTAGTGTTTATAAGGACTACGAGAATGAAGTATTGAATGTAAAGGGAAAAATCTACGATAAAAAGCCAGCAAAGGTGGACCTTAAGCCGGgaaagaaatatttctggtgTGCATGCGGTTACGGACATTCACAG CCCCTCTGTGATGGGACGCACAAGACACTTGCAGAGCGGAAATGGACTAAAGTGAAATACAGGCCTATGGCTTTCCAggtggaagaagaaaaaacctacTTCCTGTGTAACTGCAAACAAACTAGTAATCCACCATTTTGTGATGGGACTCATAGAGACCCCTCCATACAGGAGAAAATCAAAGGCTGA
- the LOC125665818 gene encoding sperm-associated antigen 6 yields MSQRQVLQVFEQYQKARTGFVQTVAELASRPQNIETLQNAGVMSLLRPLLLDIVPTIQQTAALALGRLANYNDDLAEAVVKGDILPQLVYSLAEQNRFYKKAAAFVLRAVAKHSPQLAQSVVDCGALDALVICLEEFDPGVKESAAWALGYIARHNAELAQAVVDAGAVPLLVLCIQEPELSLKRIAASALSDICKHSPELAQTVVDAGAIAHLAQMILNPDAKLKRQVFSALSQISKHSVDLAEMVVEAEIFPAVLTCLKDPDEYVKKNVATLIREIAKHTPELAQLIVNAGGVAAVVDYVGESKGNIRLPGIMMLGYVAAHSENLAMAVIVSKGVVQLAIALSEEPEDHIQAAAAWALGQIGRHTPEHAKAVAVANVLPKLLQCYLRADASEDLQTKSKKALKNILQKCVHLPALEPLLHDAPPNILKHVVGQFSKVLPHDSKARRLFVTSAGLKKIQEIKAEPGSALAEYINTINNCYPEEIVKYYSPGYSDTLLERVEQYQPSK; encoded by the exons ATGAGCCAAAGACAAGTTTTGCAAG TTTTTGAGCAGTATCAGAAGGCCAGGACAGGGTTTGTTCAGACTGTGGCCGAGTTAGCCAGCAGGCCCCAGAATATAGAAACCCTTCAGAATGCAGGGGTTATGTCCCTTCTGCGTCCACTCCTTTTAGACATTGTGCCCACAATCCAGCAGACAGCGGCCTTGGCTCTGGGCAGACTGGCCAACTACAATGATGATCTAGCAGAGGCTGTTGTCAAGGGAGACATCCTTCCCCAGCTTGTCTACTCCCTGGCTGAACAAAAT AGATTCTACAAGAAGGCTGCAGCATTTGTCCTGAGGGCAGTGGCTAAACACTCCCCCCAGCTTGCTCAGTCTGTGGTGGATTGTGGGGCCCTTGATGCTCTAGTGATATGTTTGGAAGAGTTTGACCCCGGAGTAAAGGAATCTGCTGCCTGGGCTCTGGGATACATAGCGCGTCACAATGCTG AGTTGGCTCAGGCTGTGGTAGACGCTGGTGCCGTTCCCCTTCTGGTTCTGTGCATCCAGGAACCAGAACTCTCCCTAAAGAGGATCGCAGCATCAGCTCTCAGTGACATCTGCAAACACTCACCAGAGCTAGCACAGACTGTGGTTGATGCAGGAGCCATCGCTCATCTTGCTCAGATGATTCTTAATCCAGATGCCAAACTCAAG CGTCAAGTTTTCTCAGCCCTTAGTCAGATTTCCAAACATTCAGTCGACCTTGCAGAAATGGTAGTGGAAGCAGAGATCTTCCCAGCGGTATTGACCTGTCTGAAGGACCCCGACGAATATGTCAAGAAAAATGTTGCGACCCTGATCCGAGAAATCGCTAAACACACACCAGAG TTGGCTCAGCTGATTGTGAATGCAGGGGGTGTGGCTGCTGTCGTGGACTATGTGGGAGAATCGAAAGGAAACATACGACTACCAGGAATCATGATGTTGGGATATGTCGCTGCTCATTCAGAAAATCTGGCAATGGCCGTCATTGTGTCAAAG GGAGTGGTCCAGCTTGCAATTGCCTTGTCTGAAGAACCAGAGGATCACATTCAAGCAGCGGCGGCGTGGGCGTTAGGACAGATAGGTCGGCACACTCCCGAACACGCAAAGGCAGTGGCAGTCGCCAACGTGTTACCCAAGTTACTACAGTGTTACCTCAGAGCAGATGCATCAGAAGATCTACAGACAAAG AGCAAGAAAGCCCTGAAGAACATACTACAGAAATGTGTCCACCTTCCAGCGCTGGAACCACTTCTTCACGATGCACCACCAAATATCCTCAAACATGTCGTTGGACAGTTCAGCAAAGTTTTACCACATGACTCCAAAGCCAGGCGTCTGTTTGTCACCAGTGCTGGACTTAAGAAAATACAAGAAATCAAGGCTGAACCTGGGTCTGCCCTCGCCGAATACATCAACACAATCAATAACTGCTACCCAGAGGAAATTGTCAA gTATTACTCCCCTGGTTACTCCGACACCCTGCTAGAGCGAGTAGAACAGTACCAGCCCAGTAAATAA